The Amycolatopsis viridis genome window below encodes:
- a CDS encoding MetQ/NlpA family ABC transporter substrate-binding protein, whose amino-acid sequence MSDNTSDDALLPHKPRRRRGPLIGVTLAVVVVLVAVVLIVVNATSDSGTAAGRTTVKIGVTDASADYWKNFRQIAADNGIDLELVNFSDYTQANPALAQGQLDLNLFQHLLFLANYNVSANQNLTPIGSTYVVPLSLYSRKHAALAEIPQGGRVAIPNDPTNQARALLVLQSAGLITLRGGGTVLSTPAEIDQAASKVTVTPVDASQTVAALPSVDGAVVNNNFALDANLDPSKALFNDDPANPSAEPYINTFVTRAQDKDNPTYLKLAQLYRDPRVAGEVKAESKNTAVLVERPNSDLQAILARLEQTVRAAKK is encoded by the coding sequence ATGTCCGACAACACCTCCGACGACGCCCTCCTCCCGCACAAGCCGCGCCGCCGGCGCGGTCCGCTGATCGGCGTCACCCTCGCCGTGGTCGTCGTCCTCGTCGCCGTGGTCCTGATCGTCGTGAACGCGACCTCGGACTCCGGCACGGCCGCCGGCCGCACCACCGTGAAGATCGGGGTCACCGACGCGAGCGCCGACTACTGGAAGAACTTCCGGCAGATCGCCGCCGACAACGGCATCGACCTGGAGCTGGTGAACTTCTCCGACTACACGCAGGCCAACCCGGCGCTCGCCCAGGGCCAGCTGGATCTCAACCTGTTCCAGCACCTGCTGTTCCTCGCCAACTACAACGTGTCGGCGAACCAGAACCTCACCCCGATCGGCTCGACCTACGTGGTGCCGCTGAGCCTGTATTCGCGCAAGCACGCGGCCCTCGCCGAGATCCCGCAGGGCGGCCGCGTCGCGATCCCGAACGACCCGACGAACCAGGCACGCGCCCTGCTGGTGCTCCAGTCGGCCGGGCTGATCACGCTGCGCGGCGGCGGGACCGTGCTGTCCACCCCGGCCGAGATCGACCAGGCCGCGTCGAAGGTCACCGTCACCCCGGTCGACGCGTCGCAGACCGTGGCCGCGCTGCCGTCGGTCGACGGTGCCGTCGTCAACAACAACTTCGCCCTGGACGCGAACCTGGACCCGTCGAAGGCGCTGTTCAACGACGACCCGGCGAACCCGTCCGCCGAGCCCTACATCAACACCTTCGTCACCCGTGCGCAGGACAAGGACAACCCGACCTACCTGAAGCTGGCCCAGCTCTACCGGGACCCGCGGGTGGCCGGTGAGGTGAAGGCCGAGTCGAAGAACACCGCCGTGCTGGTGGAGCGTCCCAACAGCGACCTGCAGGCCATCCTGGCCCGCCTCGAGCAGACCGTGCGGGCCGCGAAGAAGTGA
- a CDS encoding cation-translocating P-type ATPase yields MRLPSPAGVVRALTGRRCWTSGHRTHLEVRGLHETGTASAAGDLERRLTDLDGVHAAAVNAALGRVAVHHDPDVPGSALEGVVSQAERDWNLTGTAPASEIHPANPAPAVRELVALGTHLAGLTYTALGRVLPAPPVPAVVPTLVSLVDSTPGLRGGLERVLGRPATEAVLALGGAVSQSLAQRPVGLVTDAAYRWCVRREITARRQAWEHWERRTSDRIDRHRAEPLPAPQRPRPRPDGPVERVAHATAGLGVAGALGTLLATRDGRRAGGILPAAVPRPAKAGREAFAAQVVRDLAAAGTLVLEPAAIRRLDRVGHVVVDAELLRTGRRVPGQVVVTGDADPDDVVGAVLEWDGTQTRWGDWSVRRRGDTIEVSHRDVVVGLAAMEDEPHPLAEAVLAAARRAGTVVRAEPAGLPGRVRELQAGGHMVAVISPDPLATAVADVGIGVPGRDGDLPWHADVLCPGLEQACGVLEAVEPARRASRYAAGLSAAGSTLGAVFGGFGPAGTAGSRAGFPVSFATLLALGTGLWTGSEAGRKPVPIPLDRTPWHAMSPDAVLARLESRHTGLAAEESAERRRAEYREPEAMTLARASAEELGGPLTPALAAGAGVSASLGSITDAVLIIGVLGLNALIGGLQRLGADRELHHLLDTSALQVRLRRVGTALTARAEVLVPGDVIELRAGDAVPADCRVLEAFGLEVDESSLTGESQLVTKSEPPTAAAAVADRSSMLYRGTVVAAGRGTGVVVATGERTEAGRTARLDGEAPPVTGVAARLAELTRLTLPVTLGAGVALLLADLARGNGISQALGRAVGLSVAAVPEGLPFVATVAELASARRLARRGVLARSPSTIEALGRVDVLCFDKTGTLTEGRIRLQEVSDGHRTRPVGELTPELAGVLAAAVRASPWHLTGETLPHPTDRAVLDAAAAHGIGPGDVTWLSELGFEPSRGYHAVLADTPDGPLLSVKGAPEAVLARCDGPDRLPAADRLARQGFRMLAVAERRASGRGDLAESRIRGLTFRGLLALADPVRPTAAGAVADLRRAGVRVVMITGDHPGTAAAIAADLGLDTGPAVMTGAEIDAASDDELAARAPDVSVFARVSPAQKARIVRQLNRAGRVVAMTGDGANDVPAIRLAHVGIALGATATPATREAADLVVTDDRIETITDAIVEGRAMWASVRDALSILLGGNLGEVAFTVGAGVLSNRAALNARQLLLVNLLTDVLPAMAVAVRPPPDADPAHLLSEGPETSLGAVLTRDLIARAATTAGAALGGWMLARPVGTPSQASTAGLVALVAAQLGQTMAVRGRTPLVVAAGAGSLLALAAIVQIPGVSGFFGCSPLLPHQWGIALGAAAVATVAQLAVQRLRTGH; encoded by the coding sequence ATGCGCCTGCCCTCCCCGGCCGGCGTCGTGCGCGCCCTCACCGGGCGCCGCTGCTGGACCTCCGGGCACCGCACCCACCTGGAGGTCCGTGGGCTGCACGAAACCGGCACCGCGAGCGCGGCCGGCGACCTCGAACGGCGCCTGACCGATCTCGACGGCGTGCACGCCGCCGCGGTGAACGCCGCACTCGGCCGGGTCGCGGTGCACCACGATCCGGACGTGCCGGGCAGCGCCCTGGAGGGGGTCGTCAGCCAGGCCGAACGCGACTGGAACCTCACCGGCACCGCGCCCGCGAGCGAGATCCACCCGGCCAACCCCGCACCGGCCGTGCGTGAACTGGTCGCCCTGGGCACGCACCTCGCCGGGCTCACCTACACCGCGCTCGGCCGCGTCCTGCCCGCGCCCCCGGTGCCCGCCGTCGTACCCACACTGGTGTCCCTGGTGGACTCCACGCCCGGCCTGCGCGGCGGGCTGGAACGGGTTCTCGGCCGTCCCGCCACCGAGGCCGTCCTCGCCCTCGGCGGGGCGGTCAGCCAGTCGCTCGCGCAACGACCGGTCGGACTGGTCACCGACGCCGCCTACCGCTGGTGCGTGCGGCGCGAGATCACCGCGCGACGGCAGGCGTGGGAGCACTGGGAACGCCGCACAAGCGACCGGATCGACCGGCACCGGGCCGAACCGCTGCCCGCGCCGCAGCGCCCGCGGCCCCGCCCGGACGGGCCGGTCGAACGGGTCGCGCACGCCACCGCCGGTCTCGGCGTCGCGGGCGCGCTCGGCACGCTCCTCGCCACGCGCGACGGCCGGCGCGCCGGCGGCATCCTGCCGGCCGCGGTGCCGCGCCCGGCGAAGGCCGGCCGCGAGGCGTTCGCCGCGCAGGTGGTCCGGGATCTCGCCGCGGCCGGCACGCTGGTCCTGGAACCGGCGGCGATCCGCCGCCTGGATCGCGTCGGCCACGTCGTCGTGGACGCGGAGCTGTTGCGCACCGGGCGCCGGGTGCCCGGGCAGGTCGTGGTCACGGGCGACGCGGATCCGGACGACGTGGTCGGTGCCGTCCTCGAGTGGGACGGCACGCAGACCCGCTGGGGGGACTGGTCGGTGCGGCGCCGCGGGGACACGATCGAGGTGTCGCACCGGGACGTGGTGGTCGGGCTCGCCGCGATGGAGGACGAGCCGCACCCGCTCGCCGAGGCGGTGCTAGCCGCGGCGCGGCGCGCGGGCACCGTGGTCCGCGCCGAACCGGCCGGGCTGCCCGGCCGGGTCCGCGAACTCCAGGCCGGCGGGCACATGGTCGCGGTGATCTCACCGGACCCGCTCGCCACCGCCGTCGCCGACGTCGGCATCGGCGTACCGGGCCGCGACGGGGACCTGCCGTGGCACGCCGATGTCCTCTGCCCCGGCCTGGAGCAGGCGTGCGGGGTGCTGGAAGCCGTCGAACCCGCGCGCCGCGCCAGCCGCTACGCCGCCGGGCTGTCGGCGGCCGGATCCACGCTCGGCGCGGTGTTCGGCGGCTTCGGCCCCGCCGGGACCGCGGGGTCCCGTGCCGGGTTCCCGGTCAGCTTCGCCACCCTGCTCGCCCTGGGCACCGGGTTGTGGACCGGGTCGGAGGCCGGGCGCAAGCCGGTGCCGATCCCGCTGGACCGCACGCCCTGGCACGCGATGTCCCCGGACGCCGTGCTGGCCCGGCTGGAGAGCCGCCACACCGGGCTGGCCGCCGAGGAGTCCGCGGAACGCCGCCGCGCCGAGTACCGCGAGCCGGAGGCGATGACGCTCGCGCGCGCGTCGGCCGAGGAACTCGGCGGGCCGCTCACCCCGGCGCTCGCCGCGGGGGCCGGGGTGAGCGCGAGCCTGGGATCGATCACCGACGCCGTGCTCATCATCGGGGTCCTCGGGCTGAACGCGCTGATCGGCGGCCTGCAACGGCTGGGCGCCGACCGCGAACTGCACCACCTGCTCGACACCAGCGCGCTGCAGGTGCGGCTGCGCCGGGTCGGCACCGCGCTGACCGCGCGGGCGGAGGTGCTCGTGCCCGGGGACGTGATCGAACTGCGCGCCGGGGACGCCGTGCCGGCCGACTGCCGTGTGCTGGAGGCGTTCGGCCTCGAGGTGGACGAGTCGAGCCTGACCGGCGAGTCGCAGCTGGTGACCAAGAGCGAGCCACCGACCGCCGCGGCCGCCGTCGCCGACCGGTCGTCGATGCTCTACCGCGGCACCGTCGTCGCCGCCGGGCGCGGCACCGGCGTGGTCGTCGCCACCGGCGAGCGCACCGAGGCCGGCCGCACCGCCCGGCTGGACGGGGAGGCGCCCCCGGTGACCGGCGTGGCGGCGCGGCTGGCCGAGCTGACCCGCCTCACGCTGCCGGTGACGCTCGGCGCCGGCGTGGCCCTGCTGCTCGCGGACCTGGCCCGGGGCAACGGGATCAGCCAGGCGCTCGGCCGCGCCGTCGGGTTGTCGGTGGCTGCGGTACCGGAGGGGCTGCCGTTCGTCGCCACGGTCGCCGAGCTGGCGTCCGCCCGGCGGCTGGCGCGGCGCGGGGTGCTGGCGCGCAGCCCGTCCACCATCGAGGCGCTGGGCCGCGTCGACGTGCTGTGCTTCGACAAGACCGGCACCCTCACCGAGGGCCGGATCCGGTTGCAGGAGGTGTCCGACGGGCACCGCACGCGGCCGGTCGGCGAACTGACCCCGGAGCTGGCCGGGGTGCTGGCCGCCGCGGTGCGGGCGAGCCCGTGGCACCTGACCGGGGAGACGCTGCCGCACCCGACCGACCGCGCGGTGCTCGACGCGGCCGCGGCGCACGGCATTGGCCCCGGGGACGTGACCTGGTTGTCGGAGCTGGGGTTCGAGCCGTCCCGCGGCTACCACGCGGTGCTCGCCGACACCCCGGACGGCCCGCTGCTCAGCGTCAAGGGCGCACCGGAGGCGGTGCTCGCGCGCTGCGACGGGCCGGACCGGCTGCCCGCCGCCGACCGGCTGGCGCGGCAGGGGTTCCGGATGCTCGCGGTCGCCGAACGCCGGGCGTCCGGGCGCGGCGACCTGGCGGAGAGCCGCATTCGCGGCCTGACGTTCCGCGGCCTGCTCGCGCTGGCCGATCCGGTCCGGCCCACTGCCGCGGGCGCGGTGGCGGACCTGCGGCGCGCGGGGGTGCGGGTCGTGATGATCACCGGTGACCACCCGGGCACCGCCGCCGCCATCGCCGCCGACCTCGGTCTGGACACCGGGCCGGCCGTGATGACCGGAGCCGAGATCGACGCCGCGAGCGACGACGAGCTGGCCGCGCGGGCGCCGGACGTGTCGGTGTTCGCCCGGGTCAGCCCGGCGCAGAAGGCGCGGATCGTGCGGCAGCTCAACCGTGCCGGACGGGTGGTGGCGATGACCGGCGACGGCGCCAACGACGTGCCCGCCATCCGTCTCGCGCACGTCGGTATCGCGCTCGGTGCGACGGCGACCCCGGCCACCCGGGAGGCCGCCGACCTGGTCGTCACCGACGACCGCATCGAGACGATCACCGACGCGATCGTCGAGGGCCGCGCGATGTGGGCGTCGGTGCGCGACGCCTTGTCGATCCTGCTCGGCGGGAACCTGGGCGAGGTCGCGTTCACCGTTGGCGCCGGGGTGCTCAGCAACCGGGCCGCGCTGAACGCGCGGCAGCTGCTGCTGGTCAACCTGCTGACCGACGTGCTGCCCGCGATGGCCGTCGCGGTGCGCCCGCCGCCGGACGCCGATCCCGCGCACCTGCTGTCCGAGGGGCCGGAGACGTCGCTGGGCGCCGTCCTGACGCGCGACCTGATCGCCCGCGCGGCGACCACCGCGGGCGCGGCGCTCGGTGGGTGGATGCTCGCCCGCCCGGTCGGCACGCCGTCGCAGGCGAGCACGGCCGGCCTGGTCGCGCTGGTGGCCGCCCAGCTCGGGCAGACGATGGCGGTGCGCGGGCGGACACCGCTGGTGGTGGCCGCCGGGGCCGGCTCGCTGCTCGCGCTGGCGGCCATCGTGCAGATCCCCGGGGTGAGCGGGTTCTTCGGCTGCAGCCCGCTGCTGCCGCACCAGTGGGGCATCGCGCTGGGTGCGGCGGCCGTGGCGACGGTGGCGCAGCTCGCGGTGCAGCGGCTGCGCACCGGGCACTGA
- a CDS encoding DUF427 domain-containing protein — protein sequence MALQLSLRQARELSELRFEPTHKRVRAFAGGTVFADSRHAALVWEPRRVVPQYAFPEPDIRAALTPAEPGEAAWHPVSLGAGTNVLTPGTGFGAHTAAGTSLTLTLGGVALEGAGFRPDDPDLAGYVIVDFAAFDQWREEDEPIVAHPRDPFHRVDVRRSSRHVLVEVGGVTLAETGSPLLVFETSLPPRSYLPPSDVDFSRLRVSTRQTACAYKGRARYFSAEAAGTTYPDLAWAYEDPLPDAAQLAGYVAFFDEHVDVTVDGERVPRPVTPWS from the coding sequence ATGGCGCTGCAACTGAGCCTGCGTCAGGCTCGGGAGCTGTCCGAGCTGCGGTTCGAACCGACGCACAAGCGGGTCCGGGCGTTCGCGGGCGGGACGGTGTTCGCCGACTCCCGGCACGCGGCCCTGGTGTGGGAGCCGCGGCGAGTGGTGCCGCAGTACGCCTTCCCGGAGCCGGACATCCGTGCCGCGCTGACGCCCGCCGAGCCCGGCGAGGCCGCGTGGCACCCGGTGTCGCTCGGGGCCGGCACGAACGTGCTGACCCCGGGCACCGGGTTCGGCGCGCACACCGCCGCGGGCACGTCACTGACGCTGACCCTGGGCGGCGTGGCCCTCGAGGGCGCCGGGTTCCGCCCGGACGATCCGGACCTCGCGGGTTACGTCATCGTCGACTTCGCTGCGTTCGACCAGTGGCGCGAGGAGGACGAGCCGATCGTGGCCCATCCACGCGACCCGTTCCACCGCGTCGACGTGCGGCGCAGTTCACGGCACGTGCTGGTCGAGGTCGGCGGGGTCACGCTGGCCGAAACCGGGTCACCACTGCTGGTGTTCGAGACGTCGCTGCCGCCGCGGTCGTACCTGCCGCCGTCCGATGTGGACTTCTCCCGGCTGCGGGTGTCCACCCGCCAAACGGCCTGCGCCTACAAGGGCCGGGCGCGGTACTTCTCGGCCGAAGCCGCTGGAACGACGTACCCGGACCTCGCCTGGGCGTACGAGGACCCGTTGCCGGACGCGGCGCAGCTCGCCGGATACGTGGCCTTCTTCGACGAGCACGTGGACGTCACGGTCGACGGGGAGCGAGTACCGCGGCCGGTCACCCCGTGGTCGTAG
- a CDS encoding alpha/beta fold hydrolase, which produces MAAHLGETDYTDVRGRRARYRVAGDGPPVLLLHGIGRSLHDWAEQQDLLAGEYRTYSVDLAGSGMSEPLPGRHTLEALARFAADFLDAVGESRPVHVAGNSLGGAVAMRLSLDFPERVRSLVLVNSAGFGREVTIALRLLALRPLGKLLLRPSRAGALRAERALFADHALATADRVEYALDLARQPHAARVMLETARGLGGFRGVAEEWRRPLLEAVAARRLPALVVWGDRDLILPATHLAAARQALPHAQTRLFTGTGHMPQIERAEEFHDLVTEFWASSAA; this is translated from the coding sequence GTGGCCGCGCACCTGGGCGAGACGGACTACACGGACGTGCGCGGACGGCGGGCCCGCTACCGGGTGGCCGGCGACGGGCCGCCGGTCCTGCTGCTGCACGGCATCGGCCGCAGCCTGCACGACTGGGCCGAGCAGCAGGACCTGCTGGCCGGCGAGTACCGCACCTACAGCGTCGACCTGGCTGGTTCCGGGATGTCCGAGCCGTTGCCGGGCCGGCACACGCTCGAGGCGCTGGCGCGGTTCGCCGCGGATTTTCTCGACGCGGTGGGGGAGTCCCGGCCGGTGCACGTCGCCGGGAACTCGCTCGGCGGGGCCGTCGCGATGCGGCTGTCGCTCGACTTCCCGGAGCGGGTGCGCAGCCTGGTGCTGGTGAACAGCGCGGGATTCGGCCGCGAGGTGACGATCGCGCTGCGGCTGCTGGCGTTGCGGCCGCTGGGAAAGCTCCTGCTGCGCCCGAGCCGGGCCGGGGCGCTGCGTGCGGAACGCGCGTTGTTCGCCGACCACGCGCTGGCGACCGCGGACCGGGTGGAGTACGCGCTGGACCTCGCGCGGCAGCCGCACGCGGCGCGGGTGATGCTGGAGACCGCGCGCGGTCTGGGCGGGTTCCGGGGCGTGGCAGAGGAGTGGCGCCGCCCGCTGCTGGAGGCGGTGGCCGCCCGGCGGCTCCCCGCACTCGTCGTCTGGGGTGACCGCGATCTGATCCTGCCCGCCACCCACCTGGCCGCCGCCCGGCAGGCCCTGCCGCACGCGCAGACCCGGCTGTTCACCGGCACCGGGCACATGCCGCAGATCGAACGGGCCGAGGAGTTCCACGACCTGGTGACGGAATTCTGGGCGTCCTCGGCCGCGTAG
- a CDS encoding methionine ABC transporter ATP-binding protein yields MSALIEFQGVTKRFGDVTALADVDLTIAAGEVFGIIGYSGAGKSTLVRLINALEPVTSGRVLVDGVDLTALGERELRSVRAGIGMIFQQFNLFRSRTVFGNVAYPLKVAGWDKARRRERVAELLKFVGITDKAWHYPDQLSGGQKQRVGIARALATNPKILLADESTSALDPETTGEVLRLLKRVNTELGVTIVVITHEMEVVREIADRVAVLDSGRVIEQGSVFDVFSAPKTGTAKRFVGSVVRDTPGGADLERIRSRHGGRLVSARIHDAGRLGAVLSDAVGKHNVRFEIVYGGITALSGRSFGGLTLELLGADDDVDALIDDLRTTTEIEEIPA; encoded by the coding sequence GTGAGCGCACTGATCGAATTCCAGGGCGTCACCAAGCGGTTCGGTGACGTCACGGCGCTGGCGGACGTCGACCTGACCATCGCCGCCGGCGAGGTGTTCGGGATCATCGGCTACTCCGGCGCCGGCAAGAGCACGCTGGTCCGGCTGATCAACGCGCTCGAACCGGTCACCTCCGGCCGGGTGCTCGTCGACGGCGTGGACCTGACCGCGCTGGGTGAGCGCGAACTGCGGTCGGTGCGGGCCGGGATCGGCATGATCTTCCAGCAGTTCAACCTGTTCCGGTCGCGCACGGTGTTCGGCAACGTCGCCTATCCGCTGAAGGTGGCGGGCTGGGACAAGGCGCGGCGCCGGGAACGGGTGGCCGAGCTGCTGAAGTTCGTGGGGATCACGGACAAGGCGTGGCACTACCCGGACCAGCTCTCCGGCGGCCAGAAGCAGCGCGTGGGCATCGCCCGCGCGCTGGCGACGAACCCGAAGATCCTGCTCGCCGACGAGTCCACCAGTGCGCTCGACCCGGAGACCACCGGCGAGGTGCTGCGGCTGCTCAAGCGGGTCAACACCGAGCTGGGCGTGACGATCGTGGTGATCACGCACGAGATGGAGGTGGTGCGCGAGATCGCCGACCGGGTCGCGGTCCTCGACTCGGGCCGGGTCATCGAGCAGGGCAGCGTGTTCGACGTGTTCTCCGCGCCGAAGACCGGGACGGCGAAGCGGTTCGTCGGCTCGGTGGTGCGGGACACGCCGGGCGGCGCGGACCTGGAGCGCATCCGTTCCCGGCACGGCGGACGGCTGGTGTCGGCGCGCATCCACGACGCGGGCCGGCTGGGCGCGGTGCTGTCGGACGCGGTGGGCAAGCACAACGTGCGGTTCGAAATCGTCTACGGCGGTATCACCGCGTTGTCCGGGCGCTCGTTCGGCGGGCTGACGCTGGAGCTGCTCGGCGCCGACGACGACGTGGACGCGCTCATCGACGATCTGCGCACGACCACCGAGATCGAGGAGATCCCGGCATGA
- a CDS encoding endonuclease/exonuclease/phosphatase family protein — MIIMRLAAAVMAVVLALGAATGTTAATATPTATATTEAAAATAARPGITVATYNIHAGAGEDGVFDLGRTAAAIRDLHADVVGLQEVDVHWDVRSGYRDEAAELARALRMHVFFAPIYDLDPPAPGAPRRRFGVAVLSRYPVIAARNLEITRLSTVTPGAPPAPAPGFAEVTVAAPGGPLRVYTTHLDYRADPAVRRAQIADMLAVLDARPGPEILTGDFNAEPAAPELAPLWTRLADADPHGGTYPAAEPLKRIDFVTASQPLTVRDARTIASTASDHRPVIARFTR, encoded by the coding sequence GTGATCATCATGCGGCTCGCGGCGGCGGTCATGGCGGTGGTTCTGGCTCTCGGCGCGGCCACTGGGACCACCGCGGCCACCGCGACCCCAACGGCCACTGCGACCACTGAGGCCGCTGCGGCCACTGCGGCACGGCCGGGAATCACGGTCGCCACCTACAACATCCACGCCGGCGCGGGCGAGGACGGCGTGTTCGACCTCGGCCGCACCGCGGCGGCGATCCGGGACCTGCACGCGGACGTCGTCGGGTTGCAGGAGGTCGACGTCCACTGGGACGTCCGCAGCGGTTACCGCGACGAGGCCGCCGAGCTGGCCCGTGCCCTGCGGATGCACGTGTTCTTCGCGCCGATCTACGACCTCGATCCGCCCGCGCCCGGTGCGCCGCGCCGCCGGTTCGGCGTCGCGGTGCTGAGCCGTTACCCGGTCATCGCCGCGCGCAACCTCGAGATCACCCGGTTGTCCACGGTCACCCCGGGCGCTCCGCCGGCGCCCGCGCCCGGTTTCGCCGAGGTGACCGTCGCCGCGCCCGGCGGCCCGCTGCGGGTCTACACCACGCACCTCGACTACCGGGCCGACCCGGCCGTGCGCCGGGCCCAGATCGCCGACATGCTCGCCGTCCTCGATGCCCGGCCCGGACCGGAAATCCTCACCGGCGACTTCAACGCCGAACCCGCCGCGCCCGAGCTCGCTCCACTGTGGACAAGGCTGGCGGACGCCGATCCGCACGGCGGCACCTACCCGGCCGCGGAACCGTTGAAACGCATCGATTTCGTGACCGCCTCCCAGCCGCTGACCGTCCGGGACGCCCGCACGATCGCGAGCACGGCGTCCGACCACCGCCCGGTGATCGCCCGGTTCACCCGGTAG
- a CDS encoding methionine ABC transporter permease: MSLDWETLGPVFWDAIAQTLGMAVVTLLVGGALGLVLGILLYTTRAGGLLANRFVFTVLNVLVNIIRPIPFIIFITAIGPVTILAVGTQLGTVAATFALVFAATFGISRIVEQNLVTIDPGVIEAARAMGASPMRIILTLLVPEALGPLVLGYTFVFVAIVDMTAVAGAVGGGGLGDFAITYGYHRFNWAVTWLAVITIIVLVQGAQFLGNWLARKALRR, encoded by the coding sequence ATGAGCCTCGACTGGGAGACGCTCGGCCCGGTGTTCTGGGACGCGATCGCGCAGACGCTGGGCATGGCCGTGGTCACGCTGCTGGTCGGCGGCGCGCTCGGGCTGGTGCTGGGCATCCTGCTCTACACCACCCGCGCGGGCGGGCTGCTGGCGAACCGGTTCGTGTTCACCGTGCTCAACGTGCTGGTCAACATCATCCGGCCGATCCCGTTCATCATCTTCATCACGGCGATCGGCCCGGTGACGATCCTCGCGGTGGGCACCCAGCTGGGCACCGTGGCGGCGACGTTCGCGCTGGTGTTCGCGGCCACGTTCGGGATCTCCCGGATCGTGGAGCAGAACCTGGTCACGATCGACCCGGGCGTGATCGAGGCGGCGCGGGCGATGGGCGCGAGCCCGATGCGGATCATCCTGACGCTGCTGGTGCCCGAGGCGCTCGGGCCGCTGGTGCTGGGCTACACCTTCGTGTTCGTCGCGATCGTCGACATGACGGCCGTGGCGGGCGCGGTCGGCGGTGGCGGGCTCGGCGACTTCGCCATCACCTACGGCTACCACCGTTTCAACTGGGCGGTGACCTGGCTCGCGGTGATCACGATCATCGTGCTGGTGCAGGGCGCGCAGTTCCTCGGCAACTGGCTGGCGCGCAAGGCGCTGCGTCGTTGA
- a CDS encoding SDR family NAD(P)-dependent oxidoreductase, giving the protein MRDYTFAGGTAVLTGAASGIGEALAHALAARGSNLVLLDRDAERLTAVASAVESTVDTSVHVVDLASAAETAAAAERVLADHPRPTLLINNAGVALGGRFDQLTLAEFGWVLDVNFRAPVQLTHALLPALKATPGSHIANVSSVFGLIAPPGQSAYSASKFALRGFTESIRHELAGQVGVTSVHPGGIRTRIAESARVGSGVPGGMDTRQWERVLRIAPAKAAAAIVDAIEHRRPRVLIGASAKIPDLLARLLPGAQSRILGRMG; this is encoded by the coding sequence ATGCGCGACTACACCTTCGCCGGCGGGACCGCGGTCCTCACCGGGGCGGCGAGCGGGATCGGCGAAGCGCTGGCGCACGCGCTGGCCGCCCGCGGCTCGAACCTGGTGCTGCTGGACCGCGACGCCGAGCGGCTCACGGCGGTCGCCAGCGCGGTTGAGTCCACAGTGGATACCTCGGTGCACGTGGTGGACCTCGCCTCGGCGGCGGAGACCGCCGCGGCGGCCGAGCGCGTGCTGGCGGACCACCCACGGCCGACGCTGCTGATCAACAACGCCGGGGTCGCGCTGGGCGGCCGCTTCGACCAGCTGACGCTGGCGGAGTTCGGCTGGGTCCTCGACGTCAACTTCCGCGCCCCGGTGCAGCTGACGCACGCGCTGCTGCCCGCGCTCAAGGCCACGCCCGGCTCGCACATCGCCAACGTGTCCAGCGTGTTCGGCCTCATCGCGCCGCCCGGGCAGTCCGCGTACTCGGCGAGCAAGTTCGCGCTGCGCGGGTTCACCGAGTCGATCCGGCACGAACTGGCCGGGCAGGTCGGCGTGACCTCGGTGCACCCGGGTGGCATCCGGACCCGCATCGCGGAGTCGGCACGGGTGGGCAGCGGCGTACCGGGCGGGATGGACACCCGGCAGTGGGAGCGGGTGCTGCGGATCGCCCCGGCGAAGGCAGCGGCGGCCATCGTGGACGCGATCGAGCACCGCAGGCCGCGCGTGCTGATCGGGGCGAGCGCGAAGATCCCCGACCTGCTGGCGCGGCTGTTGCCCGGCGCGCAGAGCCGGATCCTGGGCCGGATGGGCTGA